The nucleotide sequence ATATTCATTCGAGAACTGCGCAATGCACATTTACCAGGTCAACGAAATGATCCATTAGTTACTTTGCAGGCAGTTTAAAACAGAGTCTCTGCCCCGGTGATTCATCAAAGAGTATCCTGGAGTCAGCGTGTGATTCACATTGGTGATGCAGGGCAATTCCAAGAGGTGTGAATGAACGGGGGTAATTCAATAGGAATCAGGGCATGCTGTAGAATACTTACAAAACGCATCACAATTAAGCATAGCGCCTCTCGATCTATGATACCTGGTCCAGATGATTCTGGAGACGCGACAGTAAAACTGGATCCAGTCTGGAAATTGAAGAATCAACTGCCGTCTGAAATGCGCTTGATTGGCAGAAAAGCATCAGGTGCATTTTGTAACTGCTATTGCAGAGTTGTTGATTATGCGGGTTAATGATAATTGTTCTGATGAATGCTGGTCGTAACAAATGAACTTGGTCTTCTTGGACACTCATTCTTTTCATGCAAAAAGTCAACGCTTATTGCTCAAGATCACTGATCGGCAATGACGATCCATCTTTCATATCTTGCCAAAAGCGAACATGCCACAGCAGGTGGTTGAATAAGCAGACAAATGAAGTCTCTACAGTTGATGGAATAAATATTACAGATCATATTGCACCTGCGCTGAACTGATTCACTTTCAAGAAGTATTGATCCTAAGAAGACCAAATTCACGAATCGCATACCTTAGGGAGCAGCAACGCATGCCTTTGTGTCCCCAACACACTAGTCATCAGGTTAAGGAAGCCCACTCAAGATTAGGACGATCACTTGTAAAAATTCAAACAACCCGTCACGCCTCCACAGTCGCATCAGAGAATATCGCAACCATGTTCCAGGACTGGGAACAAAAGTGGTCGCACCGTCGCGAATTGATCGCCAGTCGCATCGAGTTGATCGAGACACAGCTCGAGGCGCTTGAGCAGTCAGACCTGCCGATGCCACAGTTTACCATTTTTGATGATCCGGGAGAGTAGCGCCTGCCCGGCCTGGAACACTGTCGATGATGAAACCAACGCGGTCTCTGGATCAGAGAGCGAAACAACAATACCTGACAAATAGTGAGACGAGTCTGTTTCAGGTCAGGACCGCTGTTGGTTGACTACTTTGCTGATTCGCAAAATGGCAGCATCAATTTCCTCTTTTGTATTGAGGAATGAGAGGCTTAATCGAACAGCAGAGCGATAGACGCGTTCCTCGCAGCCCATCGCCAGCAGCACGGGAGCCGGGTCTCGTGAACCGCTGGCACAGGCGCTGCCCAGTGAGCAGGAGATGCCCGCCAGGTCGAGTGAGATCAGCAGGGCTTCTCCGTCCAGGCCGGGAAACGAGATATTGAGGGTATTGGGAAGCCGATGCTGTCGATTGCCATTGATAACCGTTGGCGAGCAGAGTTCCTGCAATCCCTTCTGGAGACGATCTCTCAGCGCTGCCGTCTGGCTTGATCGTTGTTCCTGTTCTCGAACAGCAGTCGCCAATGCCTGCGCCATGCCAGCCGCCAGAGCCACCGGTTCGGTTCCCGCCCGTTTGCCTCGCTCCTGATGTCCTCCCGCGATTTGCGGCAGCAGGCGTGCGCCTTCTTTGACGATCAGGGCACCCACGCCCCGCGGGCCATGAAATTTGTGGGCAGCCAGACTGACGGCGGTGGCGCCTGAGTCATGAAAATGAAACGGAATCTTCCCGATGGCCTGTACGCAATCCAGGTGCAGGGGAATATGGTGTTTCTGACAGGCTTCCACGAGAGGTGCGATATCCTGGATCACGCCGGTCTCGTTATGAGCCAGGATGGCAGTGGCCAGTTGAACGTGTTCCCAGTTTTGTTCGAGAAGTCCTTCTGTCTGAATTCTGCCCCCGGCGTCCAGAGGCAGCTGAATCTGTTTCATTCCCCGTGGTGCCAGACGTCGAATGGTATTAAGGGTAGCGGGATGCTCGCCGGCCGGCAGGACAATCTCTCCGGGAGAACCAGACAAAAATCCCTGTATGGCCAGGTTGATCGATTCCGTACCGCCACTGGTAAAAATTACTTCCTGGGGATGGGCACCCAGGAGTGATGCCAGTTGTTCGCGGGCATCTTCAAGTACTCTGCGCGCCTGACGGCCATCTGCATGGGCGCTGCCGGGATTGGCATAGTGGGTTCGATACTGTTCTGCGACCAGGTCCACGACATCATCCAGGGGGCGTGTTGTGGAATTGTTATCCAGAAAGATCCGTTGTGAAGCTGGTATCGCCATGACAGGTCAGTATTTCAAAGTCGGTAACCCCCGTGGGGAAAACCGTTACCCTTTTGCGGCTTCTTTCGCCTGATTTTTAAGCTGATTCGGGACATGTTCAATCAGCATGTCAATAATGTCGTCGGGAGCAAGTCCTTTGCTGTCCGCCTGAAAAGTGGTGACAATGCGATGCCTGAGCACGGCATGGGCGACGGATTTGATATCCTCGGTTGAGACATGGAAACGCCCTTCCAGGATGGCCCGGGCTTTGGCTCCCAGAATCAGAAACTGTCCTGCCCGCGGCCCGGCACCCCATGACAGATATTCTTTAATGAATTTGGGAGCGGTCGCTTCTCCCGGACGCGTGGCCCGTACCAGATCCCGGGCATATACAAATACATGCTCGGCGACGGGAACTTTGCGAACGACTTCCTGCAGCGCCAGGATCTGGCGGCCTGTTAATGCAGCTTCCAGTTCCGGTTTCTGATTGCCGGTCGTCTGTTTGAGGATCATCAGTTCCTCGGCAGCAGTGGGATAATTCACGACTACATTAAACATAAAGCGGTCCAGCTGCGCTTCCGGCAGCGGGTAGGTGCCTTCCTGCTCAATCGGGTTTTGAGTTGCCAGTACAAAAAAGGGTTCCGGCAGGCGATAGGTATTCGAGCCGACGGTGACGTGCCGTTCCTGCATGGCTTCCAGGAGTGCAGCCTGAGTTTTGGGGGGCGTCCGGTTAATTTCATCTGCCAGCAGGACGTTGGTGAAGAGTGGTCCCTGCATAAACTGAAAGGATCGATGCCCGGTTTCCGGATCGTCCTGCAGAACATCGGTACCTGTAATATCGGAGGGCATCAGGTCCGGAGTAAACTGAATTCTTCGAAACGAAAGGTGCAGGATTTTGGCAATGGTACTGACCAGCAGCGTTTTGGCCAGTCCAGGTACACCGACCAGCAGGCAGTGGCCTCGGCTGAACAGAGAGATAAGGATTTCATCCACGACTTCCGACTGTCCGATGATGACTTTGCCAATTTCATCGCGCATCAGCAGGTAGGCGTTGGATAGACCACGGATGGCCTGTGCTTCCAGATCACGTTGTGCTTCTGCATCTTCCTGAACCATCAAATGTTCTTCATGGTCGGCCATAAACCCTGACTGCCTTTGCAACTAAAGACCAAACTACTCGAAACGCTTCTTATTGTTTATACTGGTCAGCAGAACCGAATGGAAGGGGCCATTTGCCGGGAGCGGAAATCCTGTCCGGGCTGGCTCTCTATCCTGTTCGTCAGTTAACATGTTTCAAGCTGATATTATCATCACTTCACCTCTAAAATGCGAGTCAGAACGTGTCTCAGCCCCCAGTATCGTATCTTGTATTTGATGTGGAAGCGATCGCCGATGGAGATCTGATTTCCCGTGTTCGCTATCCAGGGGAGGAATTATCCCCGGCAGACGCCCTGGCCCGTTATCAATCCGAACAGGTGGAAGCGACCGGCAGTGATTTTATACCGGCTACGTTTATGCTGCCGGTCTCGGTTGCGGTGGCCAAGCTTTCTGAAGATTATCGACTGCAGGACCTGACGGTACTCGATGCTCCCGATTTCCGGCCGCATATTATTACAAAGAAATTCTGGCAGGGCTGGGTACACTATGGCCAGCCGACGTTCGTCACCTTTAATGGTCGTGGATACGATCTGCCGGTTCTGGAACTGGCCGCATATCGTTATGGTATTTCATTACCGGAATGGTTCAATGTGAATGCCCGCAGTTTTGATCAGTCCCGTAACCGCTATAACACCGGCGCTCATCTCGATCTGATGGATCTGTTTTCCAATTTCGGTGCCGGCCGGGTCACGGGCGGTCTGAACCTGCTGGCTAATCTGATCGGCAAACCGGGTAAAACCGGTATCGATGGTTCGCAGGTGCAGTCGATGTATGATTCCGGCAAAGTGAATGAAATCAACGATTACTGCCGTTGTGATGTTCTGGATACCTATTTCGTGTTTCTTCGCTCCCGGGTTCTGGCGGGATTCCTCAGTATTGATACTGAGCAGGAGATCGTCACGGAAGCGTATCGGTACCTGGAGCGGGAAGCAAAATCCAACAAGGCGTATCAGCACTACCTTGAGCACTGGGGTGACTGGGAACCGCCGACCGAATAAGCTTCAGGCTTTACTCGGAATAATTAACGTCCATGCCTGACAGGAGAAACTGAATGACCTGCTGGTTTCTGGTCTCGCTGATTTTAACAGGCAGTGGCTGAGAGGTGTGGAATTCCAGTTCGACAGACTGCCAGCCTGATTGTGGCTGATCAGGGTGTGGCTTCAGTTTCAGTGTAATAAACTTTTCTGTCACCGGTCCCGGATCATCCGTTGATAATTCGATGGTAAACGATTCTACCTGGAATGTGCTCTGGTCAACGTTCATTAACCACGAGGACAGATTTTGCATGGCAGACAGGTAGATGGCTCTGTTCGAGAGATTCATGTCGTTTTGAGAAATCTCAGTCTCCAGTGATTTGCGCTGCCTGTTCCGGGGGTAGAGAGTAATTCCGTTTCCGAGTTTGACAGAATCAATTCTGCGGGAGACTGAAACCCAGCGTTCTACCAGCTTTTCAATTTCCTGCAGTTCTGTTTTGTTCCGGTATCCAGTGCTGGTTTGAGAAAAAGAAATGCGTCGAATCGGATCTCTCATTCCCGGTTTTGGCGGAGTCATCTCTTGTGGAAAGATCGCTTTTGCGACGGTTTGTGAAACGAATTTCGGTTCCGGCTGTCCGGCAATGATGGCGGACTTGCGCACTTCTTTTAACGCGGTTAACTCGACCGCCGCAAACCCGGATTGTGATTTTGTCTTACCGGGTAGAAAAGTTAACGATTCCGGCAGCATGGATCGTGTATCGATCTGCAGTTCAAACGGACGGCACAGATGCCGGGTTAAAAGATCTCTGGGGGCTCCCCTCAGGATGATCAGGGAGTCCGTTTTTCGGATCACCTGCCATTCATATTCGGTCAGTAAAGTCTGGACTGAAATGGGTTGCTGAAATTCGGAAATCAGCGTCAGTTCATGTCCGCTGAAGTAAGCCTGATTCTGCTTCTTGAATTTTTCGACAGTAGACTGGGGGCCGACGGGCGATAGAAAGCTGGAGGCAGCCGACCATTGTGACAATATTTGTCGCGGATCATTCAGCTTGTTCTCGACAGCAGCCTGGTCCGAGTTCCCCGTAGAGACTTTTGTTTTGATCTGAGTGGCAGGAGGATTGTCCGCGGGAAGCGTAGTGGCAGCCAGCAAAGCCAGCAGTATTGAATTAAGAATCAGGAAAGGATGACGACGCATCACAAAGCTCACTCTGAAATGGGGAGAAAAAACAGACCTCGCTCAAATACGGAATTTACCGATGAGAAGTCTGGATGAGGGGGATGGAAATGTAGCAGAAAGCAGATTTTGGGAAAACGGCAATCTACCGACAGATAAGCAGGAGAGATATCATCTGTCGTAAGTTTCTATTAAACTTATACCGAGCAGTGGTTTAGATCAAAGTCGGCGATTTCGGTCTGCAAACTATTGCAGTGAATTTGCTTTCTTTTGGAGAGTCTGCACCAGCGTTTTGAATGCTGAAAGCGACTGTATTTCACTGAGATCCGGGTCTTTTTGCATCCACTCCACATCTTGAAATCCAAGTTCGGATGCCTTGTGCAGATGCTGGATTGCTGTTTCCTGATAACCTTCTACGGTTTTCTGGACGCCAGGTGTTTTTTTCTGATCCTTCAGATTGATTAACGCCCGTCCGTAAACGCAGGCGACATTATAGTGAAACAGCCCATCTTCTTCGAAGTTTTTTAACTGTTCGTTGACGAAGGAAATGGCTTTCTCTTCCTGGTGATTATAGACCATGCAGATCGCCAGACCGGTAATTGCCTGTGAACTTTTGTTGTCAATCTCAAAAGCCCGCTGAAAATCCTTCTGAGCAGCCTGCCAGTCCATGCGTTGTAAATTCATATGCCCGCGGCCGGTAAAGGCGTCTATCAGACGATTGTCTTTCTGGATCGTGGGATCCTGAATCATCTGATCATATACGTGCAATGCTTTTTCCCATTGCTCTGCTTCGGTATAAATATGAGCTTTGGTGAGGTAGGGCTGCATTTCCCCGGGGCTGATTTTAATCGCAGCGTCACAGGCGGCGATCGCCTCCTCCAGCTGAGAGAGTTGCTGATAGGTATTGGCTTTTGTCAGGTATGCGTATTTCAGGTAATCGCTGTTTCTCTTCAGGCTGTTTTCATTCAGAATATCATCACAAACGGCGATGACCTGGTGATAGCGTTTGAGTTTACGGAGCAGGGTAATCTTGCTGAAATAGGCTTTGATCTGGCTGGGATTGATTTGTATCGCCTGATCATAAGTTTTGAGAGCATCGTCGGGGCGTTTGAGCGAGAGCTGGAGATCGGCTTTGAAATCGTACAGATTCATATATCGCGGGTTGGCCTGGATCGCGTCATCATAGGCTTCCAGTGCTTTATCGTTTTGATTGTGTTTGGAATA is from Gimesia maris and encodes:
- a CDS encoding cysteine desulfurase family protein, with the protein product MAIPASQRIFLDNNSTTRPLDDVVDLVAEQYRTHYANPGSAHADGRQARRVLEDAREQLASLLGAHPQEVIFTSGGTESINLAIQGFLSGSPGEIVLPAGEHPATLNTIRRLAPRGMKQIQLPLDAGGRIQTEGLLEQNWEHVQLATAILAHNETGVIQDIAPLVEACQKHHIPLHLDCVQAIGKIPFHFHDSGATAVSLAAHKFHGPRGVGALIVKEGARLLPQIAGGHQERGKRAGTEPVALAAGMAQALATAVREQEQRSSQTAALRDRLQKGLQELCSPTVINGNRQHRLPNTLNISFPGLDGEALLISLDLAGISCSLGSACASGSRDPAPVLLAMGCEERVYRSAVRLSLSFLNTKEEIDAAILRISKVVNQQRS
- a CDS encoding AAA family ATPase, which codes for MADHEEHLMVQEDAEAQRDLEAQAIRGLSNAYLLMRDEIGKVIIGQSEVVDEILISLFSRGHCLLVGVPGLAKTLLVSTIAKILHLSFRRIQFTPDLMPSDITGTDVLQDDPETGHRSFQFMQGPLFTNVLLADEINRTPPKTQAALLEAMQERHVTVGSNTYRLPEPFFVLATQNPIEQEGTYPLPEAQLDRFMFNVVVNYPTAAEELMILKQTTGNQKPELEAALTGRQILALQEVVRKVPVAEHVFVYARDLVRATRPGEATAPKFIKEYLSWGAGPRAGQFLILGAKARAILEGRFHVSTEDIKSVAHAVLRHRIVTTFQADSKGLAPDDIIDMLIEHVPNQLKNQAKEAAKG
- a CDS encoding 3'-5' exonuclease, with translation MSQPPVSYLVFDVEAIADGDLISRVRYPGEELSPADALARYQSEQVEATGSDFIPATFMLPVSVAVAKLSEDYRLQDLTVLDAPDFRPHIITKKFWQGWVHYGQPTFVTFNGRGYDLPVLELAAYRYGISLPEWFNVNARSFDQSRNRYNTGAHLDLMDLFSNFGAGRVTGGLNLLANLIGKPGKTGIDGSQVQSMYDSGKVNEINDYCRCDVLDTYFVFLRSRVLAGFLSIDTEQEIVTEAYRYLEREAKSNKAYQHYLEHWGDWEPPTE